Proteins found in one Triticum aestivum cultivar Chinese Spring chromosome 4D, IWGSC CS RefSeq v2.1, whole genome shotgun sequence genomic segment:
- the LOC123099769 gene encoding two-component response regulator-like APRR7, producing MYHWSTSSSPCYSNSGSGSGSNGPLLPSMASSSYGDLLLLQEQQQQHHYYSQSMQRVMSAGDLQALAVPPGTGPAPVGRYSAEERRERIEKYRTKRNQRNFQKKITYACRKTLADSRPRVKGRFARNVDDDAAADQPEDPTTTMTTAAVSLVNDASSSMPPEWWPAMQGALAVEDDELIASYLAVSSINLY from the exons ATGTATCACTGGAGCACATCGTCTTCTCCTTGTTATAGcaacagcggcagcggcagcggcagcaatgGTCCCTTGCTCCCCTCCATGGCGTCCAGCAGCTACGGTGATCTGCTGCTCCtacaagagcagcagcagcagcatcactactACTCCCAGTCGATGCAGCGTGTGATGAGCGCCGGAGACCTCCAAGCTCTTGCGGTGCCGCCGGGGACGGGGCCGGCTCCGGTGGGGCGGTACAGCGCGGAGGAGCGGCGGGAGCGCATCGAGAAGTACCGCACCAAGCGCAACCAACGCAACTTCCAGAAGAAGATCACG TACGCTTGCCGGAAGACGCTGGCGGACAGCCGGCCGAGGGTGAAGGGCCGCTTCGCGCGCAACGTCGACGACGACGCAGCAGCAGATCAGCCGGAGGATCCGACGACGACCATGACGACGGCGGCTGTGTCTCTGGTCAACGACGCCAGCAGCAGCATGCCGCCGGAGTGGTGGCCGGCAATGCAGGGCGCGCTGGCCGTGGAGGACGACGAGCTCATCGCCTCCTACCTCGCCGTCTCCTCCATCAACCTCTACTAG
- the LOC123096711 gene encoding THO complex subunit 4B codes for MADTLDMSLDDIITKNKHHHRRGRHNPASAASGGSAHPRRRFRSRAAARAVTAPYHQLSLPQQVPPAFGYVAQPMAMVTAPSALDSPTKLYISNLDYNVSNEDIKELFSEMGEIQRYSINYEKSGRSKGTAEVVFSARSSAVAALKKYNNVHLDGKPMKIEVIGTNIEAPAPIPAIFALAPPPGNFSFPSKSGPGMGVSGRGWSRGGGGFSGRSGGGFGGRGAGGFGGRGRGRTDRGRGKGGGGNLELSAADLDADLDKYHSAAMQIS; via the exons ATGGCGGACACCCTCGACATGTCGCTCGACGACATCATCACCAAGAACAAGCACCACCACCGCCGTGGCCGCCACAACCCAGCGTCCGCCGCCTCGGGAGGATCCGCGCACCCACGCCGCCGCTTCCGCAGCCGCGCCGCTGCCCGCGCCGTCACCGCGCCCTACCACCAACTCAGCCTCCCGCAACAG GTACCGCCGGCTTTCGGATATGTTGCCCAGCCGATGGCCATGGTGACGGCGCCGTCTGCCTTGGACTCGCCCACCAAGCTCTACATCTCCAACCTCGACTACAACGTCTCCAACGAGGATATCAAG GAACTGTTTTCTGAGATGGGTGAAATCCAGCGCTACTCCATTAACTATGAAAAGAGTGGAAGATCAAAG GGAACTGCAGAGGTTGTATTTTCAGCAAGATCGTCTGCCGTAGCTGCTCTTAAGAAGTACAACAACGTGCATCTTGATGGCAAACCTATGAAAATTGAAGTCATTGGGACAAACATTGAGGCACCTGCACCCATACCTGCTATTTTCGCTTTGGCTCCACCGCCTGGAAACTTCAGTTTTCCTTCCAAAAG TGGACCTGGAATGGGTGTTAGCGGTCGAGGATGGTCTCGTGGCGGAGGTGGCTTCAGTGGTCGCAGCGGCGGTGGGTTTGGTGGTCGTGGCGCAGGTGGGTTCGGTGGTCGTGGCCGAGGGCGTACGGACCGTGGGCGAGGGAAGGGAGGGGGTGGCAACCTGGAACTTTCTGCTGCAGATCTCGACGCCGACTTGGACAAGTACCACTCGGCTGCAATGCAAATCAGCTAA
- the LOC123096712 gene encoding uncharacterized protein, with product MALLFFDLSLLPSPNPNSRLLAAARALELGYAAVALDHPHRGLLADADRCHTAPFPALSSLPLPPSASLHRSRNGSPASEPFRQYTRITLSLDSAAAAASALAPSAARLLRTYDIVAARPLTQAALDHLCQSATEIDVISIDFSHKLPFRLKLPMIKLALQRGIHFEIAYSPLIDDVNSRRQVLAEAKLLVDWTKGKNLIISSAAHNANEIRGPYDVINLCAFLLGLSMERAKAAMSVNCRLLISKATRKKHFYKETIRIDRLLPNEQLNSTKYKVGDWIGLDPISFKGDLQTLQTNLEPSPNKDELPVSPMNLRTKVLCQKRHDADVSLFADRLEQSTDDSEIPVETQEETLQANRGEAHSGSVHTIKVNPENNEIVMAGSVQACFASSVDQKCIEEHVEFVEDAMELDSTELCTLNLISGDSTPLSSDVKLPCSSLPQSMELFHTSLENKGPGQPSEIVDHTNTCANHGSIRTSGEREEQAPLDHEIVSWSDVCLEGKRLDIPDDVPVNSETHRDAAESLGCSTGGRDDETPLNLTVPLSTDLCEDIVLPAHQVEQNVDEDVENTESYKVEPVYRNAIRMISVENTLSGQDITSAAVVYDKGSSDGTWANNELEEQNLKKPDASLEKDVAKIDEGSPNYDHADDKVDISTARSEKRRQKLLLHGPSYIPFLGFLKPVSFKKKVCKVVSRRKS from the exons ATGGCGCTCCTCTTCTTCGACCTCAGCCTCCTCCCATCCCCCAACCCCAACTCCCGCCTTCTCGCCGCCGCACGAGCCCTCGAGCTAGGCTACGCTGCCGTTGCCCTCGACCACCCGCACCGCGGCCTACTCGCCGACGCCGACCGCTGCCACACCGCTCCCTTCCCCGCCTTGTCTTCCCTCCCGCTCCCCCCCTCCGCCTCCCTCCACCGGTCCCGCAATGGATCCCCTGCCTCCGAGCCCTTCCGCCAGTACACGCGCATCACCCTCTCCctcgactccgccgccgccgccgcgtccgcgCTTGccccctccgccgcccgcctcctccgcACGTACGACATCGTCGCGGCGCGCCCTCTCACCCAGGCCGCGCTCGACCACCTCTGCCAGTCCGCCACAGAGATTGATGTCATCTCCATCGACTTCTCTCACAAACTGCCATTCCGTCTCAAGCTCCCAATGATCAAGCTTGCACTACAG AGGGGGATACACTTTGAGATTGCATACTCTCCCCTCATCGACGATGTCAATTCAAGGAGACAAGTCCTGGCCGAAGCCAAG CTGTTGGTGGACTGGACTAAAGGAAAGAATCTCATCATTTCAAGTGCTGCTCATAATGCTAATGAAATTAGAGGCCCCTATGATGTCATAAATTTATGTGCATTTTTGCTTGGTCTTTCTATGGAGCGAGCCAAAGCTGCTATGTCCGTAAACTGCAG GTTGCTTATTTCCAAGGCTACGAGGAAGAAACATTTCTACAAAGAGACAATTAGAATTGATAGACTGTTACCAAATGAGCAACTAAATTCAACAAAGTATAAGGTTGGTGACTGGATTGGTTTGGATCCTATATCTTTTAAAGGTGATCTACAAACTTTGCAGACAAATCTAGAACCTTCTCCCAACAAAGATGAACTACCTGTTTCACCCATGAATTTGCGCACCAAAGTGTTGTGTCAAAAACGTCACGATGCTGATGTGTCTCTCTTTGCCGACCGATTAGAGCAGTCTACTGATGATAGTGAAATTCCAGTTGAAACTCAAGAGGAAACCTTACAGGCTAACAGAGGTGAAGCTCACAGTGGCTCTGTTCACACCATCAAGGTTAACCCTGAAAACAATGAAATTGTTATGGCTGGCAGTGTGCAGGCTTGTTTTGCCTCTTCTGTTGACCAGAAATGTATTGAGGAGCATGTTGAATTTGTTGAGGATGCAATGGAATTAGATTCTACAGAATTGTGCACATTAAACCTCATTTCAGGTGACAGTACTCCTTTATCCTCCGATGTTAAGTTACCATGTTCTTCTCTTCCCCAGAGTATGGAGCTTTTTCACACTAGTCTTGAGAACAAGGGTCCTGGCCAACCTAGTGAAATCGTAGATCATACTAATACTTGTGCAAATCATGGGTCTATCCGCACATCTGGTGAGAGGGAGGAACAGGCACCTCTGGATCATGAAATTGTTTCATGGTCTGATGTTTGCCTCGAGGGTAAGCGCTTGGACATACCTGATGATGTTCCAGTTAACTCGGAGACTCACAGAGATGCTGCGGAATCATTGGGGTGCTCAACTGGTGGGCGAGATGATGAGACGCCATTAAATCTTACAGTTCCGTTGAGTACTGATTTATGCGAAGACATTGTACTGCCAGCTCATCAAGTAGAGCAAAATGTGGATGAAGACGTCGAAAATACTGAGAGTTATAAGGTGGAACCGGTTTACagaaatgcaataagaatgattTCAGTGGAAAATACTCTCAGCGGTCAAGATATCACTTCAGCTGCTGTTGTTTATGATAAGGGGTCCAGTGACGGAACTTGGGCAAATAATGAATTGGAAGAACAAAATTTAAAGAAACCTGATGCTTCTTTAGAGAAAGATGTTGCTAAAATAGATGAGGGGTCACCAAATTATGATCATGCAGATGATAAGGTGGATATATCTACAGCTAGATCAG AAAAGCGAAGACAAAAACTATTGTTGCACGGCCCCTCGTATATTCCTTTCTTGGGCTTTCTTAAGCCTGTGTCCTTCAAGAAGAAAGTATGCAAA GTCGTATCTAGAAGAAAATCATAA
- the LOC123096710 gene encoding caffeoylshikimate esterase, producing the protein MTKLSSSNVDDGYEYEEEYINNARGMNLFTCRWLPANARPIKALVFMCHGYAVECSVTMRGTGVRLAQAGYAVYGMDYEGHGKSDGLRGYVPSFDVLLGDCDAYFTAVVVANQSPQLPRFLLGESMGGAVALLLHRARPSYWAGAVLVAPMCKITEEMKPHPAVIKVLEVVTRFIPTWKVVPTRNVIGAAYRTQAKRDEIRRNPYCYKGRPRLKTAHELLRASLRVESEVLTQVTLPFLVVHGGGDRVTDPSVSQLLCREAPSTDKTLKLYPGMWHALTSGELPENIDKVFIDIIAWLDHRSGPPATAPERDD; encoded by the exons ATGACCAAGCTCAGCAGCAGCAACGTTGACGATGGCTACGAGTACGAGGAAGAATACATCAACAACGCGCGCGGGATGAATCTCTTCACCTGCCGATGGCTCCCCGCTAATGCCAGACCAATCAAGGCCCTCGTCTTCATGTGCCACG GTTACGCGGTGGAGTGCAGCGTGACGATGCGCGGCACCGGGGTTCGGCTGGCGCAGGCCGGCTACGCCGTCTACGGCATGGACTACGAGGGCCACGGCAAGTCGGACGGCCTCAGGGGCTACGTCCCCTCCTTCGACGTCCTCCTCGGCGACTGCGACGCCTACttcaccgccgtcgtcgtcgccaacCAATCTCCTCAGCTGCCTCGGTTCCTGCTGGGCGAGTCCAtgggcggcgcggtggcgctgCTGCTCCACCGGGCGCGGCCGTCCTACTGGGCGGGCGCCGTGCTGGTGGCGCCCATGTGCAAGATCACGGAGGAGATGAAGCCGCACCCGGCGGTGATCAAGGTGCTGGAGGTCGTGACCAGGTTCATCCCGACGTGGAAGGTGGTGCCCACCAGGAACGTCATCGGCGCCGCCTACCGGACGCAGGCCAAGCGCGACGAGATCCGCCGCAACCCCTACTGCTACAAGGGCCGGCCGCGGCTCAAGACGGCGCACGAGCTCCTCCGGGCCAGCCTCCGCGTGGAGAGCGAGGTGCTCACGCAGGTGACGCTGCCCTTCCTCGTCGTGCACGGGGGAGGGGACAGGGTCACGGACCCCTCCGTCAGCCAGCTCCTCTGCCGGGAGGCGCCCAGCACGGACAAGACGCTCAAGCTCTACCCCGGCATGTGGCACGCCCTCACCTCCGGCGAGCTGCCAGAGAACATCGACAAGGTCTTCATCGATATCATCGCATGGCTCGATCACAGGTCCGGTCCGCCTGCGACCGCGCCCGAGAGGGACGACTGA